The genome window GAATAAGGGAATTAGTAGACATAAAACAACTGGATGCTGACAGACTAGAGCAAGAGGTAGCCATAATTGCAGATAGAGCAAATATAGACGAAGAGATAACAAGATTATACAGTCACTTGAATCAATTGGACAAAACTTTGGATTCCAGCGAACCAGTGGGTAGAAAGCTTGATTTTATAGTACAGGAAATGAATAGAGAAGTTAATACAATAGCTTCAAAAGCAAACGATATTTTTATTTCAAGATGTGTAGTAGATGTAAAAAGTGAAATTTCTAAAATCAGAGAACAGGTACAGAATATAGAATAATTGAATGGAGGATTGACCATGGATATTAAATTAATAAATATCGGTTTTGGCAATATTGTTTCAGCCAACAGACTGGTGGCGATTGTGAGCCCTGAATCTGCTCCAATAAAAAGGATAATTCAGGAGGCTAGAGAACGAGGGATGTTAATAGATGCTACATATGGCAGGAGGACTAGGGCAGTAATAGTAACCGATAGCGATCATATTATCCTTTCTGCTGTTCAGCCTGAAACAGTTGCTCATAGATTGTCTGGCAAAGATTCAAGCCAAGCTTTAGAAATGGACAAGAAAGAGGAATAGGTGAAACATGAAAAAGAGAGGTCTTCTTTTAGTAATATCCGGTCCTTCGGGTGCTGGAAAAGGCACGGTGTGTAGGGAACTCTTGAAAAAAAATAAAGACTTAAAATTATCTATCTCTACCACTACAAGGGATCCTAGGCCTGGAGAAGTAGAAGGGGTTAATTATTTTTTCAGATCAAAAGAAGAGTTTGAGCAAATGATTGTAGAAGGTGAATTTTTAGAGTACGCTAAGGTTTATGATAACTATTATGGGACACCGAAACCTTATGTAAAAAAACAATTATTAGACGGTAACGATATTATACTAGAGATAGATATTCAAGGTGCTTTAAAGGTTAAAGAGA of Clostridia bacterium contains these proteins:
- a CDS encoding DUF370 domain-containing protein; its protein translation is MDIKLINIGFGNIVSANRLVAIVSPESAPIKRIIQEARERGMLIDATYGRRTRAVIVTDSDHIILSAVQPETVAHRLSGKDSSQALEMDKKEE
- the gmk gene encoding guanylate kinase produces the protein MKKRGLLLVISGPSGAGKGTVCRELLKKNKDLKLSISTTTRDPRPGEVEGVNYFFRSKEEFEQMIVEGEFLEYAKVYDNYYGTPKPYVKKQLLDGNDIILEIDIQGALKVKEKYEDGVFIFILPPSMEELKKRIVNRGTETKEQVLKRFEHAYRELNFIKRYNYVVVNDQVKNAVEKINAIIIAEKCRVDRNKGLYLDFEGGF